Proteins found in one Alicyclobacillus cycloheptanicus genomic segment:
- a CDS encoding APC family permease, whose translation MSNRNDNEPSVGGTPVEAVERTTEYALEQRSRLKKVLRPRDLILFATSGIIGIDTIAQSSVNGVQTIFWVIFSCVFFAIPYALIAAEMGSTYVKNGGLYVWIKEAYHPYVASLLTFMYWISNPIWMASLAVEAVSVMEGLAGVKWSTLTEWIIALLLIWMVALLEITYLNVGKWLPNIGAIIKVLLLVCVGALAIGMTITAGHAANSFAFSQFLPTKAVAVSYLPVLMYQWQGFELQSNAAQEMVNPKRDVPVAILWSAILSACAYILGVLGLLLVIPLKQMSNVSGLYDAFHTILPNSPLTGVFAVLIIIGLLASGTTWLLGVDRAFAASGYDGNIPRFLGHYHKRFGTPDTVAIVGACVSTLFLTMQLFLQGSLGAAYQILLYMAVLAGTAPYLFMFPALLIFRYRYPNIKRPYQIPGGMVGAWICVIIGLLWIVPSFVFSFLPSGLKTKPATVGQIALGVLIALAISTILYWLAAPQRRGQVKVSLVDETDTV comes from the coding sequence GTGTCGAATCGCAATGACAATGAACCGTCCGTGGGAGGAACGCCTGTGGAGGCAGTGGAGCGGACCACGGAATACGCGCTGGAGCAGCGAAGCCGGCTGAAAAAGGTGCTTCGACCGCGCGACCTCATTTTGTTTGCGACCTCGGGGATCATCGGGATCGATACGATTGCGCAATCATCCGTGAACGGTGTTCAAACGATTTTCTGGGTCATCTTTTCTTGCGTTTTCTTCGCCATCCCATATGCGCTGATCGCGGCGGAAATGGGTTCCACCTACGTGAAAAACGGCGGTTTGTATGTCTGGATTAAGGAAGCCTACCATCCTTACGTCGCCAGCCTGCTCACGTTTATGTACTGGATTAGCAATCCCATCTGGATGGCCAGCCTCGCGGTGGAGGCTGTCAGTGTGATGGAGGGGCTCGCAGGGGTCAAGTGGTCCACCCTGACCGAGTGGATCATCGCGCTGCTGCTCATCTGGATGGTGGCGCTGCTGGAGATTACCTATCTGAACGTCGGCAAGTGGCTGCCGAACATCGGCGCGATCATCAAGGTGCTGCTGCTGGTATGCGTGGGGGCGCTCGCCATCGGCATGACCATCACGGCTGGACATGCAGCAAACTCCTTTGCCTTCTCGCAATTCCTGCCAACCAAGGCGGTGGCCGTGTCCTACTTGCCTGTTCTCATGTACCAGTGGCAGGGCTTTGAGTTACAGTCCAATGCGGCTCAGGAGATGGTGAACCCGAAACGGGACGTGCCCGTCGCCATCCTGTGGTCCGCGATTTTGTCTGCTTGCGCGTACATTCTGGGGGTCCTCGGGCTGCTGCTCGTGATTCCCTTGAAGCAGATGTCGAATGTCAGCGGCCTGTACGACGCCTTCCACACCATTCTGCCGAACTCGCCGCTGACCGGCGTGTTTGCGGTCCTCATCATCATCGGACTGCTGGCCAGCGGGACAACCTGGCTGCTGGGGGTTGACCGCGCGTTCGCGGCGAGCGGATACGACGGGAACATTCCGCGTTTTCTGGGACACTACCACAAGCGGTTTGGCACACCGGACACGGTGGCCATTGTCGGGGCGTGCGTATCCACGCTGTTTCTGACGATGCAGTTGTTCCTGCAGGGCAGCCTGGGCGCCGCCTACCAAATCCTCCTGTACATGGCCGTACTTGCGGGAACCGCGCCGTACCTGTTCATGTTTCCGGCACTGCTCATCTTCCGCTACCGGTATCCGAACATCAAGCGCCCGTACCAAATTCCGGGCGGCATGGTCGGCGCCTGGATTTGTGTCATCATCGGGCTTTTGTGGATCGTACCGTCGTTCGTCTTCTCGTTTCTGCCGAGCGGCCTGAAGACGAAACCTGCAACGGTCGGGCAGATCGCGCTGGGCGTCCTGATTGCCCTGGCGATTTCCACCATCCTGTACTGGCTGGCGGCGCCGCAGCGGCGCGGGCAAGTGAAGGTTTCGCTGGTGGACGAGACCGATACGGTTTGA
- a CDS encoding DUF4031 domain-containing protein, with protein sequence MIYTDGIHLISSESLEELHDFALRRAGLKPSWLHNSPRHPHYDLLTDWARERALAAGAVRTSSRELVLILREAPYLQNRLPRRRK encoded by the coding sequence ATGATTTACACGGACGGCATCCACCTCATTTCATCCGAAAGTCTGGAAGAACTCCACGACTTCGCCTTGCGGCGCGCGGGCTTAAAGCCTTCCTGGCTGCACAATTCACCACGCCACCCGCACTACGACCTGCTGACCGATTGGGCACGCGAACGAGCCCTGGCCGCGGGCGCGGTTCGAACGTCTTCGCGTGAGCTCGTCTTGATTCTCCGCGAAGCCCCGTATTTGCAGAACCGCTTGCCGCGCCGCCGGAAATAG
- a CDS encoding YciI family protein — protein MKYVALLTIVDPELNQRVRPDHLKYISDLYEQGKVVMAGPFTDGKGGMVVYECDSEAQASELANADPVVKAGARTLELRAWQALDLPVR, from the coding sequence ATGAAATATGTAGCCTTGTTGACCATTGTCGACCCGGAACTGAATCAGCGCGTGCGGCCAGACCACCTGAAGTACATCAGCGACTTGTACGAGCAGGGCAAGGTTGTGATGGCGGGCCCGTTCACAGATGGCAAAGGCGGCATGGTGGTCTATGAGTGCGACAGCGAAGCGCAGGCCAGCGAACTGGCCAACGCCGACCCCGTGGTGAAGGCCGGCGCTCGCACCCTGGAACTTCGCGCTTGGCAGGCGCTCGACCTGCCCGTTCGTTGA
- a CDS encoding uracil-DNA glycosylase family protein has product MQEPTVERFEQVMAALLRDYAVHDILHPAARLIFILESPHVQELKYGAPVSGPSGATMTRHLFGDDYAKFPLGRLVKKNVDDQVNRPRLSRIGLMNVCNVPLQSAAYPDPAVRQAYADWLRAMGTLRTSNQQDVYRDDAVNAVQAFLAASLRSKLLALTNRDCVFVPCGRFAQKFYRLAAVHRPNWTVIHGVPHPSYNAWDRAVYAPVIQRVQAALADVSREPLPS; this is encoded by the coding sequence ATGCAGGAACCGACGGTAGAACGCTTCGAACAGGTGATGGCAGCCCTGCTGCGGGATTACGCGGTGCATGACATCCTCCATCCGGCCGCACGGCTGATTTTCATCCTGGAGTCTCCGCATGTCCAGGAACTGAAGTACGGGGCGCCCGTATCCGGTCCGTCGGGGGCGACCATGACCAGGCACCTGTTCGGAGACGATTACGCGAAATTCCCGCTGGGCCGGCTGGTCAAGAAAAACGTGGACGACCAGGTCAATCGTCCACGGCTGAGCCGGATCGGTCTGATGAATGTCTGTAACGTGCCGCTGCAAAGCGCGGCGTACCCGGACCCTGCCGTGCGGCAGGCCTACGCAGACTGGCTGCGCGCCATGGGGACGCTTCGCACCAGCAACCAGCAGGACGTGTATCGCGACGACGCCGTCAATGCCGTCCAGGCGTTCCTCGCGGCATCCTTGCGCAGCAAGCTGCTGGCTTTAACAAATCGCGACTGCGTATTCGTCCCCTGCGGCCGGTTTGCACAAAAGTTTTATCGCCTGGCGGCCGTTCACCGTCCAAACTGGACGGTGATTCACGGCGTGCCGCACCCGTCGTACAACGCGTGGGATCGCGCCGTCTACGCCCCGGTCATCCAGCGCGTTCAAGCGGCATTGGCCGACGTCTCGCGGGAGCCGCTGCCGAGCTGA
- a CDS encoding type II toxin-antitoxin system HicB family antitoxin, producing the protein MAEQKLELHITLYPMPDGMYLATCAEIPPCQILRQNKEHAFTDARKFIKQFLEEREREGRPFTLPEIRTVQF; encoded by the coding sequence ATGGCAGAACAGAAACTGGAGTTGCACATCACGCTGTACCCCATGCCCGACGGCATGTACCTGGCGACCTGCGCAGAAATCCCTCCGTGCCAGATTCTGCGTCAAAACAAGGAACACGCGTTTACCGACGCGCGCAAGTTTATCAAGCAGTTTCTGGAGGAGCGCGAACGCGAAGGGCGCCCGTTCACGCTGCCCGAAATCCGCACTGTCCAGTTCTAG